Proteins encoded together in one Gammaproteobacteria bacterium window:
- a CDS encoding glycosyltransferase has protein sequence NGGKKFLGRCNKGVVVYGQICDVGLGAHPLLHLNQMPPVEVCQMCVVDLGRFLPVHQHPPLGGQDLFHATAHQQHAIGVASRQVCQQSSNDFDCFALRLWKPRCIAIRQLFDAFELVVAFGIVAVRLALEISERREPACLQHLHHQRRTRTGQSRNNDDPVAPGPLAPPFVEHVPHHHGRILSLTQFSGIVNDKDLTSIPSDHQFSKKLGRSVISTPWFINRVVGRKSCSMRVCYFGTYRNQYSRNRIMIEGLRQNDVQVMECHEPLWKGIEDRIQTVRGGWRTPRFWLRIFRVYWQLIRHYMRMPEHDVVVVGYPGQLDVYLARFLTLLRRKPLMWDIFMSVYLIAVERKLDRVSRLGVWLLRMLEWFACRLPDGLIIDTDEYAHWFEDTYGVAATKFAKIPTGADDRIFQRTAKSNPCPNDKMRILYYGTFIPNHGVLTMIEAARLLTDEPNMHFEFVGDGPEKGLAEEIARRYDLENVTFIDWLTPESLREYIARAHICLGAFGVTPQSLMTVQNKIYECLAMAKPVVTGDGPAVRRLFVHGQHVWLCPRNDPAALADSLRILCEDPERLARLGEEGWKHFQANFTVYHIGAQFKTQIDRLVKEHAGQTKR, from the coding sequence AATGGAGGGAAGAAGTTCCTCGGGCGCTGCAACAAGGGCGTTGTAGTCTACGGGCAAATATGCGATGTGGGGCTGGGTGCGCATCCACTGCTCCACCTGAACCAGATGCCGCCGGTAGAGGTCTGCCAGATGTGCGTCGTCGATCTGGGGCGTTTCCTGCCGGTGCACCAACATCCGCCGTTGGGAGGCCAGGATCTCTTCCATGCGACGGCGCATCAACAGCACGCGATAGGTGTAGCCAGCCGGCAAGTGTGTCAACAAAGCAGTAATGATTTTGACTGCTTTGCCTTGCGCCTCTGGAAGCCACGCTGTATCGCCATCAGGCAACTTTTTGACGCGTTCGAACTCGTAGTAGCCTTTGGGATTGTCGCTGTCCGCCTGGCGCTGGAAATCAGCGAGAGGCGGGAGCCCGCCTGCCTCCAACATTTGCATCATCAGAGACGTACCCGAACGGGGCAGTCCCGAAACAACGATGATCCAGTTGCGCCGGGCCCGCTCGCCCCGCCATTTGTTGAACACGTTCCGCACCATCATGGTCGAATTTTGTCCTTGACCCAATTCTCGGGTATTGTCAACGATAAGGATTTGACCAGTATACCCTCCGATCATCAGTTCAGCAAGAAACTGGGGAGATCGGTGATCTCTACTCCTTGGTTCATCAATAGAGTTGTTGGGAGGAAGTCCTGTTCAATGAGAGTATGTTACTTCGGCACATATCGTAATCAATATTCTCGTAATCGAATTATGATTGAGGGGTTGCGGCAAAACGATGTCCAGGTTATGGAGTGTCATGAGCCTCTCTGGAAAGGCATCGAGGATCGTATTCAAACTGTTCGAGGTGGATGGCGTACGCCCCGATTTTGGCTTAGAATCTTCCGCGTATATTGGCAGCTCATCCGGCATTACATGCGAATGCCCGAACATGATGTTGTGGTCGTGGGTTATCCAGGCCAACTTGACGTCTATTTGGCGCGCTTTCTGACTCTACTACGGCGCAAACCGTTGATGTGGGATATTTTTATGTCTGTTTATCTCATCGCGGTGGAACGGAAATTGGATCGTGTCAGTCGACTCGGTGTGTGGCTGCTACGGATGCTGGAGTGGTTTGCATGTCGTCTTCCTGATGGTTTAATTATAGACACCGATGAATATGCACACTGGTTTGAAGATACGTATGGGGTTGCGGCGACAAAATTCGCTAAAATCCCAACAGGGGCTGATGATCGAATATTCCAACGGACGGCAAAGTCCAATCCATGTCCAAATGACAAGATGCGTATTCTTTATTACGGCACATTTATCCCCAATCACGGCGTGTTGACCATGATTGAAGCGGCGCGCCTCTTGACGGACGAACCAAACATGCATTTTGAGTTCGTGGGTGATGGCCCCGAGAAAGGGCTTGCCGAGGAAATAGCCAGACGATATGACTTAGAGAACGTAACATTTATTGACTGGTTGACGCCTGAATCACTGCGGGAATACATTGCCCGTGCGCACATTTGTCTGGGGGCCTTTGGCGTTACGCCCCAATCTCTGATGACAGTCCAAAACAAAATCTACGAATGTCTGGCGATGGCGAAGCCGGTTGTCACTGGGGATGGACCAGCCGTACGACGTCTTTTTGTCCATGGTCAACACGTGTGGTTGTGCCCACGAAATGACCCTGCCGCCCTGGCCGATTCCTTACGGATATTGTGTGAGGACCCTGAACGTTTGGCGAGGCTCGGGGAAGAAGGCTGGAAGCATTTTCAGGCGAATTTTACGGTTTATCATATCGGCGCTCAGTTCAAGACGCAGATTGATAGACTCGTGAAAGAACATGCAGGCCAGACAAAGAGATGA
- a CDS encoding glycosyltransferase family 1 protein yields MIKVAFVTTASLDSPYGIGRCYPLAKYLARLGCQVHIVALHHNWTSVTHPYQMQENVHIHHVGQMHVRKVGDDTLYFPPPKLAWIAAQGLLALTRALLAIQPDIIHIGKPHPQNSIAAFIAAHTSSGRTLLLDYDDYEAGINRFGHPLERRVIQFCEDRVPRHVHGVTTHSSFLKERLIYLGLRPDRIMRLPSGFDPERFQRRSHEDVLALESRLGIRGRRVALYVGTISFNNHPIDLLLEAFARVAPVQSDVVLVLAGGGADLERARHLAEQLGVDSQCRFLGRVPPDRVPLLLQAAMFSVDPTRKSATEKARWPLKIVESLAAGIPVVTGDIGDRREMLDNGQAGILTTPDDVASLADGLLMAYTQESRIRTMGDAAKRLSERYNAELLAEQLMGFYHKFRADNR; encoded by the coding sequence ATGATAAAAGTCGCATTTGTGACAACAGCAAGCCTTGATAGCCCATACGGAATCGGCCGATGCTATCCTCTGGCCAAATATCTTGCACGCCTCGGATGTCAGGTGCACATCGTCGCTCTACACCACAATTGGACCTCAGTTACGCATCCCTATCAGATGCAGGAGAATGTCCACATTCATCACGTGGGGCAGATGCACGTCCGAAAAGTGGGAGATGATACACTGTATTTTCCCCCCCCTAAGCTGGCCTGGATCGCTGCACAGGGGCTGTTGGCGCTCACGCGAGCCTTGCTTGCCATTCAGCCTGATATCATCCATATCGGCAAGCCACATCCACAGAACTCTATAGCGGCTTTCATCGCGGCTCATACGTCATCTGGGCGCACACTGTTGCTAGATTATGATGATTATGAAGCTGGCATCAATCGTTTTGGGCATCCGTTGGAACGCCGGGTTATTCAATTTTGCGAAGATCGTGTTCCTCGGCATGTACATGGGGTGACGACACACTCGTCCTTTCTCAAGGAACGTCTCATCTATCTAGGTCTTCGACCAGACCGTATCATGCGTTTGCCCTCAGGCTTTGATCCGGAGCGGTTTCAGAGGCGGTCACATGAAGATGTCTTGGCCCTTGAAAGCAGGCTGGGAATCAGAGGAAGGCGAGTAGCACTCTATGTCGGAACAATTTCATTTAACAATCATCCCATTGATCTGCTCCTGGAAGCTTTCGCGCGCGTGGCGCCTGTTCAAAGTGATGTCGTGCTCGTGTTGGCGGGAGGAGGGGCCGATTTAGAACGCGCTCGTCATCTTGCTGAACAATTGGGGGTTGATTCCCAATGTCGGTTTTTGGGGCGCGTCCCACCAGATCGCGTGCCTCTTCTTTTGCAAGCAGCCATGTTCTCTGTAGACCCTACGCGAAAGAGCGCTACCGAAAAGGCCCGCTGGCCGCTCAAAATTGTTGAGAGCTTGGCAGCGGGTATACCTGTTGTAACCGGCGATATCGGTGACCGCAGAGAGATGTTGGACAATGGGCAGGCAGGAATTTTGACAACGCCAGACGATGTTGCTTCCCTTGCCGACGGTCTTCTAATGGCTTACACCCAAGAGTCGCGTATCCGCACGATGGGTGATGCGGCAAAACGGCTGTCGGAAAGGTATAATGCTGAGTTGCTAGCGGAGCAACTGATGGGCTTTTATCACAAATTCCGTGCAGACAATCGCTGA